One genomic window of Grus americana isolate bGruAme1 chromosome 29, bGruAme1.mat, whole genome shotgun sequence includes the following:
- the USF1 gene encoding upstream stimulatory factor 1 isoform X1, with protein MKGQQKAAETEEGTVQIQEGAVATGEDPTSVAIASIQSAATFPDPNIKYVFRTENGGTQVMYRVIQVADGQLDGQTEGTSAISGYPAAQSMTQAVIQGAFTSEDAVETEATATETHYTYFPTTAVADTSTSAGAGTTATAVVTTQNSEALLGQPTPTGQFFVMMSPQEVLQGGAQRSIASRAHPYSPKSEAPRATRDEKRRAQHNEVERRRRDKINNWIVQLSKIIPDCSMENTKSGQSKGGILSKACDYIQELRQSNHRLSEELQGLDQLQMDNEVLRQQVEDLKNKNLILRAQLRQHGVEIVIKNDSH; from the exons ATGAAGGG gcagcagaaagcagccgAGACGGAAGAGGGAACGGTGCAAATCCAGGAAG GTGCAGTGGCCACAGGCGAGGATCCCACCAGCGTGGCCATTGCCAGCATCCAGTCCGCGGCCACCTTCCCCGACCCCAACATCAAATATGTCTTTCGCACAGAGAACGGCGGGACGCAG GTGATGTACAGGGTGATCCAAGTGGCGGACGGACAGCTGGATGGACAGACGGAGGGCACCAGCGCCATCAGCGGCTACCCCGCCGCGCAGTCCATGACACAG GCCGTCATCCAGGGCGCCTTCACCAGTGAGGATGCGGTGGAGACGGAGGCCACGGCCACCGAGACTCACTACACCTATTTCCCCACCACGGCCGTGGCCGACACCAGCACCTCCGCCGGCGCCGGGACCACGGCCACTGCCGTCGTCACCACGCAGAACTCGGAGGCGCTCCTGGGGCAGCCCACCCCCACGG GGCAATTCTTCGTGATGATGTCACcccaggaggtgctgcagggcgGCGCGCAGAGGTCCATCGCCTCCCGTGCCCACCCCTACTCCCC GAAGTCGGAGGCGCCACGGGCCACCCGGGATGAGAAGCGCCGGGCGCAGCACAATGAAG TGGAGCGCCGGCGCAGGGACAAGATCAACAACTGGATCGTGCAGCTCTCCAAGATCATCCCCGACTGCTCCATGGAGAACACCAAGTCGGGGCAG agcaAGGGCGGGATCCTCTCCAAAGCCTGCGACTACATCCAGGAGCTGCGGCAGAGCAACCACCGCCTCtctgaggagctgcagggccTCGACCAGCTCCAGATGGACAACGAGGTCTTGCGGCAGCAG GTGGAGGATCTGAAGAACAAGAACCTGATCCTGCGGGCGCAGCTCCGCCAGCACGGTGTGGAGATCGTCATCAAGAACGACAGCCACTGA
- the USF1 gene encoding upstream stimulatory factor 1 isoform X2, whose product MKGQQKAAETEEGTVQIQEVATGEDPTSVAIASIQSAATFPDPNIKYVFRTENGGTQVMYRVIQVADGQLDGQTEGTSAISGYPAAQSMTQAVIQGAFTSEDAVETEATATETHYTYFPTTAVADTSTSAGAGTTATAVVTTQNSEALLGQPTPTGQFFVMMSPQEVLQGGAQRSIASRAHPYSPKSEAPRATRDEKRRAQHNEVERRRRDKINNWIVQLSKIIPDCSMENTKSGQSKGGILSKACDYIQELRQSNHRLSEELQGLDQLQMDNEVLRQQVEDLKNKNLILRAQLRQHGVEIVIKNDSH is encoded by the exons ATGAAGGG gcagcagaaagcagccgAGACGGAAGAGGGAACGGTGCAAATCCAGGAAG TGGCCACAGGCGAGGATCCCACCAGCGTGGCCATTGCCAGCATCCAGTCCGCGGCCACCTTCCCCGACCCCAACATCAAATATGTCTTTCGCACAGAGAACGGCGGGACGCAG GTGATGTACAGGGTGATCCAAGTGGCGGACGGACAGCTGGATGGACAGACGGAGGGCACCAGCGCCATCAGCGGCTACCCCGCCGCGCAGTCCATGACACAG GCCGTCATCCAGGGCGCCTTCACCAGTGAGGATGCGGTGGAGACGGAGGCCACGGCCACCGAGACTCACTACACCTATTTCCCCACCACGGCCGTGGCCGACACCAGCACCTCCGCCGGCGCCGGGACCACGGCCACTGCCGTCGTCACCACGCAGAACTCGGAGGCGCTCCTGGGGCAGCCCACCCCCACGG GGCAATTCTTCGTGATGATGTCACcccaggaggtgctgcagggcgGCGCGCAGAGGTCCATCGCCTCCCGTGCCCACCCCTACTCCCC GAAGTCGGAGGCGCCACGGGCCACCCGGGATGAGAAGCGCCGGGCGCAGCACAATGAAG TGGAGCGCCGGCGCAGGGACAAGATCAACAACTGGATCGTGCAGCTCTCCAAGATCATCCCCGACTGCTCCATGGAGAACACCAAGTCGGGGCAG agcaAGGGCGGGATCCTCTCCAAAGCCTGCGACTACATCCAGGAGCTGCGGCAGAGCAACCACCGCCTCtctgaggagctgcagggccTCGACCAGCTCCAGATGGACAACGAGGTCTTGCGGCAGCAG GTGGAGGATCTGAAGAACAAGAACCTGATCCTGCGGGCGCAGCTCCGCCAGCACGGTGTGGAGATCGTCATCAAGAACGACAGCCACTGA
- the F11R gene encoding junctional adhesion molecule A, translated as MAGAVRWGGPGPRPLLLLLLLLLLGVAAVSLVGAQVTSETKEVPENKPADIPCSAYRSSWNNPRIEWKFQKGSSLVLFYYGGELTEPYKNRVQFSPTTIHFSTVTRQDTGKYICEVVGDSSQIAKSEVNLIVQVPPSKPVAHVPTSATIGSKAVLRCTETDGSPPPTFRWYKDSMLMPTDPKTSLTFRNSSYTLDPATGELIFEPLSGFDTGDYYCEATNNVGSPQKSDVIHMEASEVNVGGIVAAVVVLLMVLALAAFGVWFAYSRGYFSKRKDAAGKKVIYSQPSHRSEGEFKQTSSFLV; from the exons ATGGCGGGAGCGGTGCGGTggggcggccccgggccccggcccctgctgctgctgctgctgctgctgctgctcggtgTGGCGGCCG TGTCACTCGTGGGAGCCCAGGTCACCTCTGAGACCAAAGAAGTGCCTGAAAACAAGC CCGCCGACATCCCCTGCTCAGCGTATCGGTCCAGCTGGAACAACCCCCGCATCGAGTGGAAGTTCCAGAAGGGCTCCTCGCTGGTCCTCTTCTACTACGGGGGAGAGCTGACGG AACCGTACAAGAACCGGGTCCAGTTCTCGCCCACCACCATCCACTTCAGCACGGTGACGCGGCAGGACACGGGGAAGTACATCTGCGAGGTGGTGGGGGACAGCAGCCAGATCGCCAAGTCGGAGGTGAACCTCATCGTCCAAG TGCCGCCCTCCAAGCCGGTGGCCCACGTGCCCACCTCGGCCACCATCGGCAGCAAGGCCGTGCTGCGCTGCACCGAGACGGACGGCTCGCCGCCCCCCACCTTCCGCTGGTACAAGGACAGCATGCTGATGCCCACCGACCCCAAAACCAGCCTGACCTTCAGGAACTCTTCCTACACCCTGGACCCCGCCACGGGGGAGCTG ATCTTTGAGCCCCTGAGCGGCTTCGACACCGGTGACTACTACTGCGAGGCGACGAACAACGTGGGCTCCCCCCAGAAATCCGACGTTATCCACATGGAAGCCA GTGAGGTCAACGTCGGCGGCATCGTGGCCGCGGTCGTGGTGCTGCTGATGGTGCTGGCGCTCGCAGCCTTTGGCGTCTGGTTCGCCTACAGCCGGGGCTACTTCAGCA agagaaaaga CGCCGCCGGCAAGAAGGTGATTTACAGCCAGCCCTCGCACCGCAGCGAA GGAGAGTTCAAGCAGACGTCGTCCTTCCTGGTGTGA
- the KCNJ10 gene encoding ATP-sensitive inward rectifier potassium channel 10 gives MTSATKVYYSQTTQTDSRPLIGSGLRRRRVMTKDGRSNVRMEHIADKRFLYLKDLWTTFIDMQWRYKLVLFSATFAGTWFAFGVIWYLVAVVHGDLLEFDPPANHTPCVMQVHTLTGAFLFSLESQTTIGYGFRYISEECPLAIVLLITQLVLTTIMEIFITGTFLAKIARPKKRAETIKFSQNAVVAQHNGKTCLMIRVANMRKSLLIGCQVTGKLLQTHLTKEGESVRLNQVNVDFQVDTSSDSPFLILPLTFYHVVDDASPFRDVALRTGEGDFELVVILSGTVESTSATCQVRTSYLPEEILWGYEFTPAISLSASGKYVADFSLFDQVVKVTAPCCLHETVRFGDPEKVKLEESLREAAEREREGAPLSVRISNV, from the coding sequence ATGACGTCGGCCACCAAGGTGTACTACAGCCAGACCACGCAGACCGACAGCCGCCCGCTCATCGGCTCGGGGCTGCGCCGGCGCCGGGTGATGACCAAGGACGGCCGCAGCAACGTGCGGATGGAGCACATCGCCGACAAGCGCTTCCTGTACCTCAAGGACCTGTGGACCACCTTCATCGACATGCAGTGGCGGTACAAGCTGGTCCTCTTCTCCGCCACCTTCGCCGGCACCTGGTTCGCCTTCGGCGTCATCTGGTACCTGGTGGCCGTGGTCCACGGGGACCTGCTGGAGTTCGACCCGCCGGCCAACCACACGCCGTGCGTCATGCAGGTGCACACCCTCACCGGcgccttcctcttctccctggagTCCCAGACCACCATCGGCTACGGCTTCCGCTACATCAGCGAGGAATGTCCCCTCGCCATCGTCCTGCTCATCACCCAGCTGGTCCTCACCACCATCATGGAGATCTTCATCACCGGCACCTTCCTGGCCAAGATCGCCCGGCCCAAAAAACGCGCCGAAACCATCAAGTTCAGCCAAAACGCAGTGGTGGCCCAACACAACGGCAAGACCTGCCTGATGATCCGCGTGGCCAACATGCGCAAGAGCCTCCTCATCGGCTGCCAGGTGACGGGGAAGCTCCTCCAGACCCACCTCACCAAGGAGGGCGAGAGCGTCCGCCTCAACCAGGTCAACGTGGACTTCCAGGTGGACACCTCCTCCGACAGCCCCTTCCTCATCCTGCCCCTCACCTTCTACCACGTGGTGGACGACGCCAGCCCCTTCCGGGACGTGGCCCTACGGACGGGCGAAGGCGACTTCGAGCTGGTGGTCATCCTCAGCGGCACCGTGGAGTCCACCAGCGCCACGTGCCAGGTTCGCACGTCCTACCTGCCCGAGGAGATCCTCTGGGGCTACGAGTTCACGCCGGCCATCTCCCTCTCGGCCAGCGGCAAGTACGTGGCCGACTTCAGCCTCTTCGATCAGGTGGTGAAGGTGACGGCGCCTTGTTGCCTCCACGAGACCGTCCGGTTTGGGGACCCCGAGAAGGTGAAGCTGGAGGAGTCCCTGCGGGAAGCGGCGGAGCGGGAACGGGAGGGAGCACCCCTGAGCGTCCGCATCAGCAACGTCTGA
- the KCNJ9 gene encoding G protein-activated inward rectifier potassium channel 3 codes for MAQDNAAFCGVPEGVPGEAKPPPAPPRRRGAGTRKRQRYVEKDGKCNVQHGNVRETYRYLTDIFTTLVDLKWRFSLLVFILAYAVTWLFFGLIWWFIAYCRGDLDHLEDHAWTPCVNNLNGFVSAFLFSIETETTIGYGHRVITDKCPEGIVLLLLQAILGSMVNAFMVGCMFVKISQPNKRAETLVFSSHAVVSLRDDRLCLMFRVGDLRDSHIVEASIRAKLIKSKQTQEGEFIPLDQTDLSVGFETGDDRLFLVSPLIISHEIDERSPFWDVSRHQLEKDDFEIVVILEGMVEATGMTCQARSSYLADEVLWGHRFTPLLSLEEGFYEVDYGGFHHTVPVPTPACSARQLAAAAARRDAHLYWSIPSRLDQPLEEAAVGGGDPDTPQESNGTLASPEAR; via the exons ATGGCGCAGGACAACGCCGCCTTCTGCGGGGTCCCCgagggggtccctggggaggcAAAGCCCCCCCCGGCGCCCCCCCGACGGCGGGGGGCCGGCACCCGCAAGCGCCAGCGTTACGTGGAGAAGGACGGCAAGTGCAACGTGCAGCACGGGAACGTGCGGGAGACCTACCGCTACCTCACCGACATCTTCACCACCCTGGTAGACCTCAAGTGGCGCTTCAGCCTCCTCGTCTTCATCCTCGCCTACGCCGTCACCTGGCTCTTCTTCGGCCTCATCTGGTGGTTCATCGCCTACTGCCGGGGGGACCTGGACCACCTGGAGGACCACGCCTGGACGCCCTGCGTCAACAACCTCAACGGCTTCGTCTCCgccttcctcttctccatcGAGACGGAGACCACCATCGGCTACGGCCACCGCGTCATCACCGACAAGTGTCCCGAGGGCAtcgtcctgctgctgctccaggccaTCCTGGGCTCCATGGTCAACGCCTTCATGGTGGGCTGCATGTTCGTGAAGATCTCCCAGCCCAACAAGCGAGCTGAGACCTTGGTCTTCTCCTCCCACGCCGTGGTGTCCCTGCGGGACGACCGCCTCTGCCTGATGTTTCGTGTGGGCGACCTGCGGGACTCGCACATCGTGGAGGCTTCCATCCGCGCCAAGCTCATCAAGTCCAAGCAGACGCAGGAGGGCGAGTTCATCCCCCTGGACCAGACCGACCTGAGCGTGGGCTTCGAGACGGGCGACGACCGCCTCTTCCTCGTCTCGCCCCTCATCATCAGCCACGAGATCGACGAGCGCAGCCCCTTCTGGGATGTCTCGCGGCACCAGCTGGAGAAGGACGACTTCGAGATCGTCGTCATCCTCGAGGGGATGGTCGAGGCCACAG GGATGACGTGCCAGGCTCGGAGCTCGTACCTGGCGGACGAGGTGCTGTGGGGCCACCGCTTCACCCCGCTGCTGAGCCTGGAGGAGGGCTTCTACGAGGTGGACTACGGGGGCTTCCACCACACCGTGCCGGTGCCCACCCCGGCCTGCAGCGCCCGGCagctggcggcggcggccgcaCGCCGCGATGCCCACCTTTACTGGTCCATCCCCAGCCGCCTGGACCAGCCGCTGGAGGAGGCGGCGGTGGGAGGGGGGGACCCCGACACCCCCCAGGAGAGCAACGGCACGCTGGCCAGCCCCGAGGCGCGGTGA